One Weissella coleopterorum DNA segment encodes these proteins:
- a CDS encoding SPFH domain-containing protein yields the protein MPFGIKIVPQNNVGLRETLGKYRTTLDSGMQFYVPFFQKIRRVSMAMKPLRLPNYSVITKDNADVSASVTLNYHVTEAVKYMYENTDSVESMAQLVRGHLRDIIGRMELNEALGSTARINQELSIAIGDLTNTYGINVDRINIDELTPSRAIQEAMDKQLTADRERVAAIAAAEGQARSIDLTTKAKNDALMSTAKAEADATKTRADAEKYRIDTIQDALQSADQKYFQNQSIEAFKKLGENPANTVVVPSDQAHEYGQIPVIGKLLKDQLH from the coding sequence ATGCCTTTTGGAATTAAAATTGTACCGCAAAATAATGTTGGATTACGGGAAACTTTAGGAAAATATCGCACCACGCTAGATTCAGGAATGCAATTTTATGTGCCTTTTTTTCAAAAAATAAGACGCGTTAGTATGGCGATGAAGCCGCTCCGATTACCTAATTATTCAGTGATTACTAAAGATAATGCAGATGTTTCAGCAAGTGTAACGTTGAACTATCATGTTACCGAAGCTGTTAAATATATGTACGAAAATACCGATTCTGTAGAATCAATGGCGCAGTTAGTACGGGGACACTTACGCGATATTATTGGTCGGATGGAGTTGAACGAAGCCCTGGGTTCAACGGCACGGATTAATCAAGAGTTGAGCATTGCGATTGGTGATTTAACAAATACTTATGGAATTAATGTTGATCGAATTAATATTGATGAACTCACACCATCTCGCGCAATTCAAGAAGCGATGGATAAGCAACTAACAGCTGATCGAGAGCGCGTCGCAGCAATTGCTGCCGCCGAAGGGCAGGCACGTTCAATTGATTTGACGACTAAAGCCAAAAATGATGCCTTGATGTCAACTGCCAAAGCGGAAGCCGATGCTACTAAGACGCGAGCGGATGCCGAAAAATATCGAATTGATACGATTCAAGATGCCCTCCAAAGTGCGGATCAAAAATACTTCCAAAACCAATCGATTGAAGCATTTAAGAAATTGGGTGAAAATCCGGCCAATACGGTGGTTGTTCCGAGTGATCAAGCGCATGAATATGGACAAATTCCGGTTATTGGTAAATTATTGAAAGATCAATTACACTAG
- a CDS encoding pyrimidine-nucleoside phosphorylase, translating into MTMLETLMKKRNNEELSAIEIETMIQNFTDGKIPDYQISAFLMATYFTGMTIPELTTLTMAMMHSGDVLDLSEIPGIKVDKHSTGGVGDKVSLPLAPMLAALNIKVPMISGRGLGHTGGTLDKLEAIPGYQVEISEDAFKKQINQVGTAIIGATGNIAPADKKMYALRDVTATVDSIPLIAASIMSKKLATGNNALVLDVKTGAGAFMKKQDQAEALAQIMVKIGKEAGMQMQAVISDMNQPLGSKVGNTLEIEETLDTLKGQGPKDLLEVTLALAAPMVVMAKKTDSEMVAREMLMGTITDGSALAKFGEMIAAQGGDIGVLDDYQLMPHAKYEIEVPALTSGYLNRLDADAVGIASMRLGGGRTKKDDLLDYGVGITLHKKLGDAVKAGESLMTIAAEQADISEIIDYLQAHLAIGVEVAAPTLIHKIIK; encoded by the coding sequence ATGACAATGCTAGAAACGTTGATGAAAAAACGAAATAATGAGGAATTATCTGCCATCGAAATCGAGACAATGATTCAAAATTTCACAGATGGCAAAATTCCTGATTATCAAATTTCTGCCTTTTTAATGGCTACTTATTTTACGGGAATGACTATTCCCGAACTCACGACACTAACTATGGCGATGATGCATTCAGGCGATGTACTTGATTTAAGTGAGATTCCAGGTATTAAAGTTGATAAGCATTCGACCGGAGGTGTTGGCGACAAAGTGAGTTTACCGTTAGCTCCGATGTTGGCGGCCTTAAATATCAAAGTGCCTATGATTTCTGGGCGAGGATTAGGGCATACCGGCGGAACCTTGGATAAGTTAGAAGCTATTCCTGGGTATCAGGTTGAAATTAGTGAGGATGCTTTTAAAAAACAAATTAATCAAGTTGGGACGGCGATTATTGGTGCGACTGGAAATATTGCTCCGGCAGATAAAAAAATGTACGCCCTCCGGGACGTTACCGCCACGGTTGATTCAATTCCGTTAATTGCTGCATCAATTATGTCTAAAAAATTAGCCACTGGGAATAATGCTTTAGTCTTGGATGTTAAAACTGGAGCGGGCGCTTTTATGAAGAAGCAAGATCAGGCGGAAGCTTTAGCGCAAATTATGGTTAAGATTGGAAAAGAAGCAGGGATGCAGATGCAGGCGGTCATTTCTGATATGAATCAGCCATTGGGAAGTAAGGTCGGAAACACCCTTGAAATTGAAGAAACTCTAGATACGTTGAAAGGTCAAGGTCCAAAAGATTTGTTGGAAGTAACCCTTGCGCTAGCAGCTCCTATGGTGGTAATGGCCAAAAAGACTGATAGTGAAATGGTTGCTCGAGAGATGTTGATGGGGACGATCACTGATGGTTCAGCTTTAGCTAAATTTGGTGAAATGATTGCAGCTCAGGGTGGCGATATTGGCGTTTTAGACGATTATCAGTTAATGCCACATGCTAAATATGAAATAGAAGTACCAGCGCTTACTTCAGGTTATCTCAATCGTCTGGATGCTGATGCGGTGGGAATAGCTTCGATGCGTTTGGGCGGTGGTCGAACGAAGAAGGATGATCTTTTGGATTATGGGGTTGGAATTACTCTCCATAAAAAACTAGGTGATGCTGTGAAAGCAGGAGAAAGTTTGATGACAATTGCGGCCGAGCAAGCGGATATTTCTGAGATTATTGATTATTTGCAAGCGCACTTAGCAATCGGCGTAGAAGTAGCAGCGCCTACGTTAATTCATAAAATTATTAAGTAA
- a CDS encoding phosphopentomutase produces MYKRVFGIVLDSIGIGSAPDAAKYGDTGSDTLGHIGEYFKGEWSLPNLQKIGLGNIRVENSIPGVPPIENPLGYYGKMTEMSAGKDSLDGHWEMMGLPMMYELSTYPNGFPQDLLDKIGAFAGRKIIAQGPYSGTEVIKDYGEEAVRDGALIIYTSADPVMQIAAHEDVVSVEELYKICEYARSLVNEAPNIIGRIIARPFIGTKGSDFKRTANRHDFALAPTGTTDLVRLQTAGQTVIGIGKINDIFSEQGIDEGYHNESNRDGMDHVDRVMQQDFTGFAFTNLVDFDTLYGHRRDPEGMGKELMQFDQRLGQVMAAMQPDDLLLITADHGNDPGFKGSDHTREQVPVLAYSPSMQTHGSLGVRSTFADFGATVLDNFKLNVSVGTSFLQELK; encoded by the coding sequence ATGTATAAGCGAGTCTTTGGAATTGTGTTAGATTCAATTGGAATCGGAAGTGCACCTGATGCAGCGAAATATGGTGATACCGGGTCGGATACGTTGGGGCATATTGGTGAGTATTTTAAGGGTGAATGGTCGCTCCCTAATTTACAGAAAATTGGGTTAGGAAATATTAGAGTGGAAAATTCGATTCCGGGGGTTCCTCCAATTGAAAATCCATTAGGATATTATGGAAAAATGACAGAAATGTCAGCTGGAAAAGATTCCCTAGATGGACATTGGGAAATGATGGGCTTACCAATGATGTATGAATTGAGTACCTATCCCAATGGCTTTCCACAAGATCTACTAGATAAAATTGGGGCCTTTGCGGGCCGTAAAATTATTGCTCAAGGTCCATACTCTGGGACTGAGGTGATTAAGGATTATGGTGAAGAAGCGGTACGAGATGGAGCATTGATTATATATACTTCTGCTGATCCGGTTATGCAAATTGCAGCCCACGAGGATGTGGTATCCGTTGAAGAATTATATAAAATTTGTGAATATGCCCGTTCGTTAGTAAATGAGGCGCCAAATATTATTGGTCGAATTATTGCGCGTCCATTTATTGGCACCAAGGGGAGTGATTTTAAAAGGACAGCTAATCGACATGATTTTGCTTTAGCTCCAACGGGCACCACTGATTTAGTTCGACTTCAAACTGCAGGACAAACTGTCATCGGTATCGGGAAAATTAATGATATTTTCTCAGAGCAAGGAATTGATGAGGGTTATCATAATGAATCAAATCGCGATGGCATGGATCACGTTGATCGAGTAATGCAGCAAGATTTCACAGGATTTGCATTTACTAATTTAGTTGATTTTGATACGTTGTATGGTCATCGAAGAGACCCTGAAGGGATGGGGAAAGAATTGATGCAATTTGACCAACGTTTGGGACAAGTGATGGCCGCTATGCAGCCAGACGATCTGCTATTAATTACAGCTGATCATGGAAATGACCCTGGCTTTAAGGGGTCTGATCATACTCGTGAACAGGTTCCAGTTTTGGCATATTCACCAAGTATGCAGACCCATGGTTCCCTTGGGGTTCGATCGACATTTGCTGATTTTGGGGCAACTGTTTTGGATAATTTCAAACTTAATGTTTCAGTCGGAACTAGTTTTTTGCAGGAACTAAAATAA
- the deoC gene encoding deoxyribose-phosphate aldolase, with amino-acid sequence MSLTKHELAKYMDHTLLKADATKAEIQAIIDEAKEYDFASICVNPYWVEYGAAELKDTTVNVCTVIGFPLGANTTAIKVAETIDAIENGATEVDMVINIGELKGGNDAMVIDEISQLAQAAHDRQAILKVIIETALLSEKEIIRASEDTVKGGADFVKTSTGFSTAGAKLADVKIMRETVGPDFGVKASGGIHSRHEADEMIAAGATRLGVSASVAIMNDEVSDSNY; translated from the coding sequence ATGTCACTAACAAAGCACGAATTAGCAAAGTACATGGATCACACGCTCTTAAAGGCGGATGCCACTAAAGCAGAGATCCAAGCCATTATTGACGAAGCCAAAGAATATGATTTTGCTTCAATCTGTGTTAATCCATACTGGGTTGAATACGGTGCCGCTGAGTTAAAAGATACAACGGTTAACGTATGTACAGTGATTGGTTTCCCTTTGGGTGCCAATACTACGGCCATTAAAGTAGCTGAAACTATTGATGCCATTGAAAATGGGGCAACTGAAGTTGATATGGTAATCAATATTGGCGAATTAAAGGGTGGCAATGATGCAATGGTTATCGACGAAATTTCACAATTAGCCCAAGCTGCCCATGATCGGCAAGCTATTTTGAAAGTAATTATTGAAACGGCGTTGTTATCAGAAAAGGAAATAATCCGCGCCTCAGAGGACACTGTTAAAGGTGGTGCTGATTTTGTTAAAACCTCAACTGGTTTCTCAACGGCCGGAGCTAAATTAGCGGATGTTAAGATTATGCGCGAAACTGTCGGTCCTGATTTTGGGGTTAAGGCATCTGGTGGGATTCATTCACGGCATGAAGCAGATGAAATGATTGCGGCCGGTGCAACTCGACTAGGGGTTTCAGCTTCAGTTGCAATTATGAATGATGAAGTTTCAGACAGTAACTATTAA
- a CDS encoding GNAT family N-acetyltransferase, which translates to MIIKSGNGASQVNMDALLIRDTVFIGEQGIDPALEHDQMDYERTHFVGYLEQQPVVTGRINANQNSWHLERVATLKNYRGRGFAQELLKFIMDQAQKQGIQSVDLNAQMSAQSFYFKLGFEAFGQPFYEAGLEHIKMHKNF; encoded by the coding sequence ATGATAATTAAAAGTGGGAACGGTGCAAGCCAAGTCAATATGGATGCACTCTTAATTCGCGACACAGTTTTTATTGGTGAACAGGGAATTGACCCAGCTCTAGAGCATGATCAAATGGATTATGAACGAACCCACTTTGTTGGTTATTTGGAACAGCAACCAGTGGTTACCGGACGAATAAATGCCAACCAAAATAGTTGGCATTTAGAGCGAGTCGCTACGCTAAAAAATTATCGAGGGCGTGGGTTTGCCCAGGAATTACTAAAATTCATTATGGATCAAGCGCAAAAACAAGGGATACAAAGCGTTGATTTAAATGCACAAATGAGTGCCCAATCCTTTTATTTTAAGTTAGGGTTTGAAGCATTTGGGCAACCATTTTATGAAGCTGGGTTAGAGCATATTAAAATGCACAAAAATTTTTAA
- a CDS encoding thiol peroxidase: MTFSFNNEPVDVPGARPAVGDQLPKFDVMNVNQQSITSENLLTDQILLISVVPDINTSVCRLQTKHFNEAVDQHPNVNFVTISTNTIAEQKDWCAAENVKNMRMLSDADHHFGDAMGLFVPELKLDLRSVWIIDPDGTIKYSEILTDQGQEPNYAKALKQL, encoded by the coding sequence ATGACTTTTAGTTTTAATAATGAACCTGTAGATGTTCCAGGAGCACGCCCCGCAGTAGGTGATCAACTACCTAAGTTTGACGTTATGAATGTCAATCAACAAAGCATTACCTCTGAAAACTTATTGACCGATCAAATTTTGTTAATTAGTGTCGTACCCGATATCAACACTTCAGTTTGCAGGCTGCAAACTAAACATTTTAATGAAGCTGTTGATCAACATCCCAACGTAAATTTTGTAACAATTTCAACCAATACAATTGCAGAGCAAAAAGACTGGTGTGCAGCCGAAAATGTTAAAAATATGCGGATGCTTTCGGATGCTGATCATCATTTTGGCGATGCCATGGGGCTCTTTGTACCTGAACTCAAGCTTGATTTACGCTCGGTCTGGATTATCGATCCGGATGGAACCATTAAATATTCAGAAATCCTAACTGATCAAGGTCAAGAACCTAATTACGCTAAGGCACTCAAACAATTGTAA
- the rpoC gene encoding DNA-directed RNA polymerase subunit beta', with product MIDVNKFESMQIGLASPDKIRSWSYGEVKKPETINYRTLKPEKDGLFDERIFGPTKDYECACGKYKRIRYKGIVCDRCGVEVTSAKVRRERMGHIELAAPVSHIWYFKGIPSRMGLVLDMSPRQLEEVIYFASYVVTDGGDTPLVAKQLLSEREYRDNKASYGNRFEAQMGAEAIRTLLQTADLEGEVDQLKADLREATGQKRIRAVRRLDIIEAFVKSGNNPDWMVMDVIPVIPPDLRPMVQLEGGRFATSDLNDLYRRVINRNNRLKRLLELNAPGIIVQNEKRMLQEAVDALIDNGRRGRPVTGPGNRPLKSLSHMLKGKQGRFRQNLLGKRVDYSGRSVIDVGPFLKMNQMGLPVQMAMELFRPFIMKELVSRELAGNIRAAKRKIDRKDEDVMDVLEDVIKEHPVLLNRAPTLHRLGIQAFEPVLVSGKAMRLHPLVTEAYNADFDGDQMAIHLPLSDEAQAEARLLMLAAGHILAPKDGKPIVAPSQDMVIGNYYLTTEEAGREGEGMIFSDINEARTALQNKYVHLHTRVGVKTAAFAAAKPFTDEQRSKIMVTTVGKLIFNDILPVDFPYLNEPTEDNLHKIDDKFFLEPGQDIHEYMNETPIYGAFKKGYLSDIIAEVYKIYKVTETSLLLDRMKDLGYAESTKSGLTVGVSDVTDLKEKPEIIEAAHAKVATVSKQFRRGLITDDERYTRVIDIWNKAKDDITEKLIEHFEPDNNIFMMSDSGARGNISNFTQLAGMRGLMAAPNGKIMELPIIANFREGLSVLEMFFSTHGARKGMTDTALKTADSGYLTRRLVDVAQDVIIRELDCETDRGLDVSAIMNGNETIEPLYDRVLGRYAQKTVFNPETGDVIVAHNGLIDETIAKAIDAAGVKTVNIRSAFTCNTEHGVCVHCYGRNMATGDVVEIGEAVGTVAAQSIGEPGTQLTMRTFHTGGVAGDDITQGLPRVQEIFEARNPKGQAKISEVSGIIESIEENPADRTKEVTIKGETDTRTYTLPMSARMKYAEGDHIHRGKTISEGSADPKEIIKVRDTMATENYIVEQIQQVYRMQGVEIGDKHIEVMARQMLRKVRVMDPGATELLPGTLLDIAQFREANVSVLKSGKLPATARPVLLGITKASLETNSFLSAASFQETTRVLTDAAIRGKNDPLVGLKENVIIGKLIPAGTGMPEYRSVKPKLDADPVVSTTEEGASIPSISDIENSMNL from the coding sequence TTGATTGATGTCAATAAATTTGAAAGCATGCAAATCGGTTTGGCAAGTCCAGACAAGATTCGTAGCTGGTCGTATGGTGAAGTAAAAAAGCCTGAGACAATCAATTATCGAACACTTAAGCCCGAAAAGGATGGGTTGTTTGATGAACGGATTTTCGGACCAACTAAAGATTATGAATGTGCTTGTGGTAAGTACAAGCGGATTCGTTATAAGGGAATCGTTTGTGATCGATGTGGTGTTGAAGTTACTTCAGCCAAGGTTCGTCGTGAGCGAATGGGGCACATTGAATTAGCAGCACCAGTTTCACATATCTGGTATTTCAAGGGAATTCCTTCACGGATGGGATTAGTTCTTGACATGTCACCACGGCAATTAGAAGAAGTAATTTACTTTGCTTCTTACGTCGTAACTGATGGTGGAGATACACCATTGGTTGCTAAGCAACTATTGTCTGAACGTGAATATCGTGATAATAAAGCTAGTTACGGAAACCGTTTTGAAGCCCAAATGGGTGCCGAAGCAATTCGTACATTATTACAAACAGCAGATCTTGAAGGTGAAGTTGATCAACTAAAGGCTGACTTACGTGAAGCGACAGGTCAAAAACGTATTCGCGCCGTTCGTCGGTTGGATATTATTGAAGCCTTTGTTAAATCAGGAAATAACCCTGACTGGATGGTTATGGACGTGATCCCAGTGATCCCGCCTGACCTACGACCAATGGTTCAATTAGAGGGTGGTCGTTTTGCCACTTCTGATTTGAATGATTTGTACCGTCGGGTAATTAACCGAAACAATCGATTGAAGCGTTTGTTAGAGTTGAATGCGCCTGGAATTATCGTTCAAAATGAAAAGCGAATGCTGCAAGAAGCCGTTGATGCTTTGATTGACAATGGACGTCGTGGACGTCCTGTGACTGGCCCAGGAAATCGACCATTAAAGTCTTTGTCACACATGCTTAAAGGTAAGCAAGGACGTTTCCGTCAAAACTTGCTAGGTAAGCGTGTCGATTATTCAGGTCGTTCAGTTATTGACGTTGGACCTTTCTTGAAGATGAATCAAATGGGATTGCCAGTGCAAATGGCTATGGAACTTTTCCGCCCATTTATTATGAAAGAATTGGTATCACGTGAATTAGCTGGAAATATTCGAGCTGCTAAGCGTAAAATTGATCGTAAAGATGAAGATGTCATGGACGTTTTGGAAGACGTGATTAAAGAGCATCCTGTGCTTTTGAATCGAGCTCCAACGTTGCACCGTTTGGGAATCCAAGCATTTGAACCTGTTTTGGTTTCTGGTAAAGCGATGCGTTTGCATCCATTGGTTACCGAAGCTTATAACGCCGATTTCGATGGAGACCAAATGGCCATCCATTTGCCTCTATCTGATGAAGCGCAAGCTGAAGCTCGGTTATTGATGCTAGCTGCTGGTCACATCTTAGCACCTAAAGATGGAAAGCCAATTGTTGCTCCATCACAGGACATGGTTATCGGAAACTATTACCTAACGACTGAAGAAGCTGGTCGTGAAGGTGAGGGAATGATCTTTAGTGACATTAACGAAGCACGGACTGCCTTGCAAAATAAGTATGTACACTTACATACACGTGTCGGGGTTAAAACTGCTGCATTTGCTGCTGCTAAGCCGTTCACCGATGAACAACGTAGCAAAATTATGGTGACCACAGTTGGTAAGTTGATCTTTAATGATATTTTGCCAGTTGATTTCCCATACTTGAATGAACCAACAGAAGATAATTTGCATAAAATTGACGACAAATTCTTCTTGGAACCAGGGCAAGACATTCATGAATACATGAATGAAACGCCTATTTATGGTGCCTTTAAGAAGGGATATTTGTCAGACATTATTGCGGAAGTCTATAAAATTTATAAGGTTACAGAAACATCATTGCTTTTGGACCGAATGAAAGACTTAGGATATGCTGAATCAACTAAGTCAGGTTTGACCGTTGGAGTCTCGGACGTTACTGATTTGAAAGAAAAGCCAGAAATTATTGAAGCCGCGCATGCGAAGGTTGCAACTGTTTCAAAGCAATTCCGTCGAGGGTTGATTACTGACGATGAGCGTTATACGCGTGTTATTGATATTTGGAACAAGGCTAAAGATGACATCACTGAAAAGCTGATTGAACACTTCGAACCAGATAATAATATCTTTATGATGTCGGATTCTGGAGCGCGTGGAAACATTTCTAACTTTACACAGTTGGCTGGAATGCGTGGATTGATGGCTGCTCCGAATGGAAAGATCATGGAATTGCCAATCATCGCCAATTTCCGTGAGGGTCTATCTGTTTTGGAAATGTTCTTCTCAACCCACGGAGCTCGTAAGGGAATGACCGATACGGCTTTGAAGACGGCCGATTCTGGATATTTGACACGTCGTTTGGTCGATGTGGCCCAGGACGTGATTATCCGTGAATTGGATTGTGAGACTGATCGTGGACTTGATGTTTCAGCCATTATGAATGGAAATGAAACAATTGAACCACTGTACGATCGAGTTCTTGGTCGTTACGCCCAAAAGACAGTATTCAATCCTGAAACTGGGGATGTTATTGTGGCTCACAATGGTTTGATCGATGAAACGATCGCTAAGGCGATTGATGCAGCTGGTGTTAAGACGGTTAACATTCGCTCAGCCTTTACTTGTAACACAGAACACGGAGTTTGTGTGCACTGTTACGGACGTAACATGGCGACTGGAGATGTGGTTGAAATTGGTGAAGCCGTTGGTACGGTTGCTGCACAATCAATCGGAGAACCTGGTACTCAATTGACTATGCGTACTTTCCACACCGGTGGAGTTGCCGGTGATGATATTACGCAGGGACTTCCTCGTGTGCAGGAAATCTTTGAAGCTCGTAATCCGAAGGGACAAGCTAAGATCTCTGAAGTATCTGGAATCATTGAGTCAATCGAAGAAAATCCAGCTGATCGGACGAAGGAAGTTACAATTAAGGGTGAAACTGATACTCGAACATATACTCTTCCAATGTCTGCTCGAATGAAATATGCCGAGGGTGATCATATTCATCGTGGAAAGACCATTAGTGAAGGTTCAGCTGATCCAAAGGAAATTATTAAGGTCCGTGATACGATGGCAACGGAAAACTATATTGTTGAACAAATTCAACAAGTTTACCGAATGCAGGGAGTTGAAATTGGTGATAAGCACATCGAAGTTATGGCACGTCAAATGTTGCGTAAGGTTCGTGTGATGGATCCGGGAGCAACTGAATTATTGCCAGGAACTTTGCTTGATATTGCTCAATTCCGTGAAGCTAACGTATCAGTCTTGAAGTCTGGAAAGTTACCAGCCACAGCACGTCCTGTTTTGTTGGGAATTACTAAGGCATCATTGGAAACTAATTCATTCCTTTCTGCAGCATCATTCCAAGAAACAACCCGTGTCTTGACCGACGCAGCTATTCGTGGAAAGAACGATCCATTAGTTGGATTGAAGGAGAACGTTATTATTGGTAAGCTTATCCCAGCGGGAACAGGAATGCCAGAATATCGTTCAGTTAAGCCAAAGCTTGATGCTGATCCAGTTGTTTCAACAACTGAAGAAGGTGCAAGTATTCCATCTATTTCAGATATCGAAAATTCAATGAATTTGTAA